The window gatggtcctgaaCATAATAGGAGGTCtgggtctttttaagctaagatccttaacagatctcagtttgactgGGGCAATGTCCATTCAGTGAATAGACTAAgttagaaagaaatgaagcaaagaatgatcTCTTTTACCAAgtccaaaaaaatcaatctgggagtgGGAGACACTCGGgttttctgaccaaaacagaaataattgctatttacattctcTCTGAGTCAATCAGGGTCCGGAACAATGATAAAGTTGAGCTTGGGCTGGGACCTATTGTTGAGCCATTTTTGAAAACCCTAGTGATCAAAATGTGCATTCTGCAGCTCCCACTATTCCAAATCCTAaggatccaaagaaaggcaacaGAAACAacaatagtccctgccttcaaggaaggCATGGGGAGGACAGCATGTAAACAACTTTGTTCAAGCAAAATAGAGATaggataaggggcagctaggtggtgcagtggatagagcactggccctggaatcaggaggatctgagttcaaatccagcctcagacgcttaatgattacctagctgtgtggccttgggcaagccacttaaccccattgccttgcaaaaaaaaaaaaaagaaagaaaaaatatagataggataaattagagatcATAGCAAAGACAAATCACTAGAATTAAAAAGGGTTATAGATACCACCACTACcagcaccacacacacacacacacacacacacacacacacacacacacacacaatatttcTCTTGGGCCATAATTATGTACAGTTACTGTTCTGGCTTACTGGGATCAAGCTGGATTGGAATTCTGACCAGCTGTGCATTAACTGGATCCTTTCTGGAAGATTTCTAGAGACCGTGGACAGGTGTGTCACTCAGAAAAGGTGCTGGAGGGCTGGAATTTGCCCTGATGAAGGGAGTTCCCACATTGATGAGTTACTGTTAAGGTAAGGGAATACTTGTCCTGGTCTCCCAAAAGGATTCAGATTGACAAATCATCCCCAAAACCAAGCAAAAGGACGTTTATGAATGGTCATGCAACTAGAGTACTCTGCTCCCTAAGGGAAGGGTGCTGCATGGGGCGAAACCATGCAAAGCTAAACGTTTGATTCTTTTCAGGTTCATGCTCCCCAACAGACTCTGCTCATTAAAGGAGTCAGGGGACTGGCAAACTCTGTGCACCTGGTTCATGCCAAGACCACTTGGTCACTTCAGCCTAGACCCCTTTGAGGCTGGTCACCCCAATGTTGTCTTTAATGTTTCAGTAAGTGGAGGTGTTAGTTGCTATGAGGGGCCTTGGTGGCcttggaaatgaggaaacaaaggaaaactcACTTGGGAGGCATTAATGTATGATAATGATattagaataaattttatttcatcatatttGCTCAAGGATAGCAAGGAAAGATAGTGGGCAGGTGCTCCTGGAGGGAAAATCCTTTCTGTCATTTATGACTCATCATCCTGGTCCACATCCTGTTGGTGATGCTTTCTTATTGGCTAGCTTCTGTAGTGTGTTCAAACAGTGTGATAGGTCACACAAACTGTGGTGGTTAGGTCAAGGTATACTTTATTGTTCTAGTGTCGTCCTATAAGGGAGTCAGGGAACTGGGGATGAGGTATCAGCCAGGATTCCATAATTACTGATCCATCTCAGTCCAGGGCCCAGCATACCTCTTTCCTAATTGAGAATCTAAGGGTGAGAGAGCATCAGATAACATTCAGTAAATCCCTATTTGGGGCACTCTTTAACTTCTAATATGCAAGTGTCTTGCTCTCTTTAACTGACTTTTTCAATTCCTGATTAAATATTAACTTAAATTAGTTTCTGTCACAAGAGAAATAGGCAGAAGGATTGAGTGAAGTAGCAATGACGACAAGGTGGAGATCTGTCTGGAGGAAACATGTCCTCTTCCTTTGGATATATTTTGTGGTGTTGGCAGAGGGGGGCAAGTTGTTGGTGGTTCCACAAGATGGCAGTCATTGGCTCAGTATACAGGGGGTCCTTCGGGAGATGCATCGAAGAGGCCATGAGATCGAGGTGGTTGCCCCTGCAGCAACTCTACATATTAAAGAAGATTCATCTTATACCCTCAGACAGTATCCAGTGCCCTTCCAGTTGGAAGAGTTGAAATCCCAGGCCCAGAAGAGGAGTCATAAGGTTTTTGAGAAGTTATCCCTTTGGGAATATTTTTTCCAAACCAAGGAGAGCATAAGAAATGTCTCAAGTATTCTTCTGTCCGCCTGCTCCCACTTGGTTTCCAACCAAGAACTGATGACCCTTCTTGGAGACCATCACTTTGATGCTGTTTTCACAGACCCTTTCCTCCCTTGTGGCCCAATCGTGGCCAAGTATCTCTCTCTGCCAGCAATCTACTTTCTTCACGGGTTGCCATGCAGTTTAGACTCTGAAGCCACACAATGCCCCAACCCTTCTTCTTACATTCCTCGAGCGTTTTCTCAGAACACAGATCATATGACTTTTCTGCAGAGAGTTAAAAACCTGCTCATGACTATAGCCCAGTTCTTTCTTTGTGACTTTGTGTACTCCCCATATGCAAGTCTGGCTTCTGAGCTCCTCCACAAAGAAGTGACTGTCAAGGACCTTCTGAGTCATGGCTCTATTTGGCTTCTGAGGAATGATTTTGTCAAGGACTACCCCAGGCCCATCATGCCCAATATGGTTTTCATTGGGGGGATTAACTGTGTTTCTACAAAACCACTGTCTCAGGTGAGTACTGGATCCTCTCCTCTTGTTCCCTTTCTTTCAAGCCTTCCAGATTAGTGAAGACTCCACGTTTTCATGCAAGTGCTCCCTTGGGATCTCAGTTTCATTGTGCAATTACCTGAAGAAGTCATTGGATAGGAggtcattattcctattttccaTATAGGACAATTGGGTATTAGATAGGGGTAATTTATGGTCTGGTGTTTTATGTACCAGAGCTGGAATTAGCATATGCCTTCCCAGGGCCCCACACTGGACAACCTTCCAGTGCAGAATTTTGTAAATATGTGATCTTTATGCCAATCACTTGGAAAGACTATGTCCAGGACCAGGCCCCTCATAGCAGCTAACAACTCCACTTTATTAAACACAATATTGGGGGTGACCAGCCTCAAAGGAGCCTGAAGTGACCAGCGGTCTTGGTATGAACCATAATAACATTTCTTATGCTCTCCTTGGTTTGGAAAAAATATTCCCAAAGGGATAACTtctcaaattttgtttttgattttttgtttgtcaTAAATAACTTGGAAATTCTGCAGAATTTGGTTTTGGTAGCAAGCCTGCAACTGttgttcagtcaagtctgactctccCCAAGCCAGGATCCTAGTGGCCCTCGGGCCCTTCTGGGTCCCAGTGTGTCCAAGATCAAGGTTGCGAGTTTGTAGCCTTCTCAGCCTCGGCCCGCCCCTTTTCCTCTTGTTAGCTCTTCCCCATTCCCAGTCTTTCCTGGCCTCTTCCCCAGCCCTCTGTTTGTTCAGTCAGAGGTTCCCAACTAagcagagagagagggaaagagtcaGCTTAGACCCCAGCCCAGCCCTCTTGGGTTTCAGGCCCCGGAGCAGAGAATCTCTCAGGATTCTTCATTCATTGTGCAGCATGGGTCTGCTGTTTGCTTGGTTCTCCTTTattgtcaccaaaaaaaaaattcactgagtTGTGGATTCCAAGCAGAGCTGGGCCACTGCACTCAGGGTACCCGTGGCTGGGGAAAGGGCAGGGAAGGGCTGCGGGAAGGGGTCTGGGTCGGGGGcgagggggggagcagggagggGCAAGAACAGCCTGGGGAGGGACAGATAGGCTAGGGCTGGGATTGAGGAAGGTTCTAAGGAAGGGGATGCTGAGTCCAATCCCCTTCCTTTAGCTTACCTAGCACAGTCCTTGGGATCCAGTAAGCTAAATAGAAATACTAGCCAtcaccttcatcatcatcaccattattctTACAAATGGAGACGGTGAAATGCAAATGGCCTAGAAACTTGCCCATGACAAAGCTTGAATGGGGAAGGCAGAAGTCCCAACCCAAGCCTCAATTCACAATTCCTCTGCCTCCACCTCCACGGGGCTACAGGACTTCTTGGAAGGGTTGGAAGTAATAGAATTACAACTAGAATAATGactaacattttaaagtttctaaAGCTCATGACAGACATCTCCTTTTATTCTGATAACAACCTCAGAATGGAGATGCTCTtcttacccccattttacagataaggaaactgagg is drawn from Macrotis lagotis isolate mMagLag1 chromosome 5, bilby.v1.9.chrom.fasta, whole genome shotgun sequence and contains these coding sequences:
- the LOC141489139 gene encoding UDP-glucuronosyltransferase 1A1-like isoform X4, producing the protein MTTRWRSVWRKHVLFLWIYFVVLAEGGKLLVVPQDGSHWLSIQGVLREMHRRGHEIEVVAPAATLHIKEDSSYTLRQYPVPFQLEELKSQAQKRSHKVFEKLSLWEYFFQTKESIRNVSSILLSACSHLVSNQELMTLLGDHHFDAVFTDPFLPCGPIVAKYLSLPAIYFLHGLPCSLDSEATQCPNPSSYIPRAFSQNTDHMTFLQRVKNLLMTIAQFFLCDFVYSPYASLASELLHKEVTVKDLLSHGSIWLLRNDFVKDYPRPIMPNMVFIGGINCVSTKPLSQEFEAYVNASGEHGIVVFSLGSMVSEIPMAKAMEIAEALGTVPQTVLWRYTGKTPPNLAKNTKLVKWLPQNDLLAHPKTRAFITHAGSHGIYEGLCNGVPMVMMPLFGDQMDNAKRMESRGAGVTLNVLEMTTDDLSKALKSVINDKSYKENIMRLSALHKDRPISPLDLAVFWVEFVMRNKGAPHLRAAAHDLNWIQYHSLDVIAFLLAIVLTVVLIVVKSFKFCYRKCFGKKGKAKKATKAKSN